In one window of Leptospira sp. GIMC2001 DNA:
- a CDS encoding adenylate/guanylate cyclase domain-containing protein yields MIKKLQSTDAYKQILKEEQTYGLRKVNQIRYLFIFLFSIPIYANSLTDHGSILPNLIAISAYTLVTILHTWVIYKGCDLHKSISSYIAIFIDYVILTSLCYYYWQREYPENFAFIVKNPLLLYYMYPIALSALEFKFKPLIFSIVLAISAYLCMVWIGLTVDMPIAKTWKEYVTGDGMLISDIQSKPLLFITAGGAMLFAIYRVRVLLQKTGDLESKKALLARYFSPSVVNELTENDSAESGDVLKSNRKYAVILFSDIRKFTNLSENMDPQELANFLAEYRTNMLDCIFSEGGTLDKFVGDAVMAVFGIPTSRGENEENHAAVRSARKMLNRLNEMNINRKSKGLEPIHIGIGLHAGIVFSGNIESAGQMEYTVIGDAVNVASRLESLTKEKSVDILISEEVASHLDSSYNLLELGSTEIRGKSQKVKIFSLGE; encoded by the coding sequence ATGATAAAGAAACTTCAGTCCACGGATGCATACAAACAAATTTTAAAAGAAGAACAGACATATGGATTGCGCAAAGTCAATCAGATCAGGTATCTATTTATCTTTCTATTTAGTATTCCCATCTACGCAAATTCCCTAACGGATCACGGTTCAATTCTTCCGAATCTTATTGCGATTTCTGCATATACTTTGGTTACAATTTTGCATACTTGGGTGATTTATAAAGGTTGCGATCTCCACAAGTCTATTTCAAGTTATATTGCGATTTTTATTGATTATGTTATATTAACTTCGCTTTGTTATTACTATTGGCAACGAGAGTATCCGGAGAATTTCGCATTCATTGTCAAGAATCCACTTCTATTGTATTATATGTATCCTATTGCCTTATCGGCTTTGGAATTTAAATTCAAGCCGCTGATTTTCTCGATTGTGCTTGCTATATCTGCATATTTATGCATGGTCTGGATTGGTTTGACTGTCGATATGCCGATTGCAAAAACTTGGAAGGAATATGTCACAGGAGACGGCATGCTAATCAGTGATATTCAGAGTAAGCCTTTGTTGTTTATCACAGCTGGTGGTGCAATGCTATTTGCAATATATAGAGTTCGCGTGCTGTTACAAAAGACTGGAGATTTAGAGTCTAAAAAGGCATTACTTGCTAGGTATTTCTCACCTTCCGTGGTCAACGAATTGACAGAGAATGATTCAGCCGAGAGTGGAGATGTCTTAAAAAGTAATCGAAAATATGCTGTTATACTATTTTCCGATATTCGAAAATTTACAAATCTCTCGGAAAATATGGATCCTCAGGAGCTTGCAAACTTCTTGGCTGAATACCGAACAAATATGCTGGACTGCATATTCTCGGAAGGCGGAACCTTAGATAAATTTGTCGGCGATGCTGTTATGGCTGTATTTGGAATTCCAACTTCAAGAGGAGAGAATGAAGAGAATCACGCAGCCGTACGTTCTGCACGAAAAATGTTGAATAGACTCAATGAAATGAATATTAATCGTAAGTCGAAGGGTCTAGAGCCGATTCATATAGGAATTGGTCTTCACGCGGGTATTGTCTTTTCGGGTAATATTGAATCGGCGGGACAGATGGAATATACTGTAATCGGTGACGCAGTAAATGTTGCATCGCGATTGGAATCATTGACAAAAGAAAAGAGTGTCGATATTCTAATATCCGAAGAAGTTGCGAGTCATTTAGACAGTTCATACAATTTGTTGGAACTGGGTTCTACCGAAATCAGAGGGAAAAGTCAGAAGGTCAAAATTTTTTCATTAGGAGAGTAA
- a CDS encoding PP2C family protein-serine/threonine phosphatase, with protein sequence MKANLPPDEEARLAELKSFQLLDSATEQDFDDLVKVASQILQTPTALISLVDSDRQWFKAKVGMELDETNRDIAFCAHAILDPKELLVVPDATKDKRFSDNPLVTGSNGIRFYLGAPLITQNGHAIGTLCAIDRIPREINQEKMECLRILAKQTMAQIELRLLTEKLADENIELAFAQNELARYHSRISSDLENAIEIQNSLMPTQYPTSDEFIIHSYYKSMDEVGGDAIGVYQPKDGDYFDIFFSDVSGHGISASLVSAMSLMIFNIIAEDKLTPSQILNNMHDKMISLHSIHHFISCCYARYIPSEKKLQYSYGGHYPILLYRNGELLELPGVGTLLLTQMPPDHVNYDIQLEPGDKLFFISDGFFDVFNSKMEQLGWKRIKDWILEHSSNPEVLELGKTNKKPKNSNVIISESSQVRNDIFPIGNLVDRVINFANGDISDDMTLLVLEIN encoded by the coding sequence ATGAAAGCTAATTTACCACCAGATGAAGAAGCAAGATTAGCTGAGTTGAAATCTTTCCAGTTGTTGGATTCAGCGACCGAGCAAGATTTTGATGATCTCGTAAAAGTAGCGTCCCAGATTTTGCAGACCCCGACTGCCCTTATTAGCTTAGTTGATTCAGATCGTCAGTGGTTCAAAGCAAAGGTTGGAATGGAATTGGACGAAACCAATCGAGATATAGCATTCTGTGCCCATGCAATACTTGATCCCAAGGAACTTCTAGTTGTACCAGATGCAACTAAGGACAAAAGATTTAGTGATAATCCTTTAGTTACTGGATCAAACGGAATTCGATTTTATTTGGGTGCTCCTCTTATTACTCAGAACGGTCATGCGATAGGAACCTTATGTGCAATCGATAGAATTCCAAGAGAAATCAATCAAGAGAAAATGGAGTGCTTAAGGATTCTCGCCAAACAAACAATGGCGCAAATAGAATTGCGTTTATTGACCGAGAAATTAGCCGACGAAAATATTGAACTTGCATTTGCTCAGAATGAGCTCGCACGTTATCATAGCCGCATTAGTAGTGATTTAGAAAATGCAATTGAGATACAAAATTCTTTGATGCCAACACAATACCCTACATCAGATGAATTTATTATTCATTCATATTATAAATCGATGGATGAAGTTGGGGGAGATGCAATTGGGGTATATCAGCCTAAGGATGGCGATTACTTTGATATATTCTTTTCTGATGTGTCTGGACATGGAATATCCGCTTCCCTAGTTTCTGCAATGAGTCTGATGATTTTTAATATCATTGCCGAAGACAAATTAACACCTTCTCAAATATTGAACAATATGCACGACAAAATGATTTCCCTTCATTCTATACATCATTTCATTTCATGTTGTTATGCTAGATATATTCCTTCTGAAAAAAAATTGCAATATTCTTACGGTGGCCATTATCCGATTTTACTTTATAGAAACGGAGAGCTATTAGAATTGCCCGGAGTCGGAACTCTATTGTTGACTCAAATGCCTCCTGATCATGTTAATTATGATATTCAGCTTGAACCAGGAGATAAGTTATTTTTTATTTCAGATGGTTTTTTTGATGTTTTTAATTCTAAAATGGAACAATTGGGATGGAAAAGAATTAAGGATTGGATACTGGAGCATTCTTCTAATCCAGAAGTTTTAGAATTAGGGAAAACGAATAAAAAACCTAAAAATTCTAATGTAATAATATCCGAATCTTCGCAAGTTCGAAACGATATTTTCCCAATTGGGAACTTAGTTGATCGAGTTATAAATTTTGCAAATGGGGATATTTCCGACGATATGACTCTGCTAGTTTTAGAAATCAACTAA
- the dnaJ gene encoding molecular chaperone DnaJ, protein MAERSYYEILGVAKGASDDEVKSAYRKLAIKYHPDKNKGNKEAEEKFKEATEAYEVLRDPKKKAAYDQFGKAGVNAGAGYGQGGFGQGAYTDFSDIFGNFEDIFEGFFGGQGQGGRSGSRRGGPQRGSDLRYNLELGLEDAALGKEVKIEIPRNETCTDCSGSGAAKGSTPSTCPDCGGSGQVRRTQGFFSVTTTCPRCSGRGKVITNPCKTCHGDGVVEKRRTINIKIPPGVENGSRLKVNNEGEAGPNGGPHGDLYVVTHIRKHPVFERNGSDLIVTKTISLAMACLGGEIDIPTIDGKTISLKIPEGTESNQVFRMKGLGIPYIGSYGKGDQHVIVKVEIPKKLSKRQRELLEEFAKESGEKLGSKGKSGLFSR, encoded by the coding sequence ATGGCTGAGAGAAGTTATTACGAAATCCTAGGCGTCGCAAAAGGCGCCTCGGATGACGAAGTCAAATCTGCCTATCGGAAGCTTGCGATCAAGTACCATCCTGACAAGAACAAAGGCAACAAGGAAGCTGAAGAGAAATTCAAAGAAGCTACCGAAGCCTATGAAGTGTTACGCGATCCTAAGAAAAAGGCTGCGTACGATCAGTTCGGTAAAGCTGGGGTCAATGCTGGAGCGGGTTATGGGCAAGGTGGATTTGGACAAGGTGCCTATACTGATTTCTCAGATATATTTGGGAATTTCGAAGATATATTCGAGGGTTTCTTTGGTGGGCAAGGACAAGGCGGGCGTAGTGGATCACGGCGTGGTGGTCCTCAACGAGGTTCTGATCTAAGATACAATTTAGAGCTTGGACTCGAAGACGCAGCACTTGGTAAAGAAGTAAAGATCGAAATACCAAGAAATGAAACCTGTACAGATTGCAGCGGATCTGGTGCGGCAAAAGGAAGTACACCTTCCACTTGTCCAGATTGTGGTGGATCAGGTCAAGTTCGAAGAACACAAGGTTTCTTTTCTGTAACGACAACTTGTCCGAGATGCAGTGGTCGGGGTAAAGTGATTACCAATCCTTGCAAGACATGCCATGGAGATGGAGTCGTTGAGAAACGAAGAACCATCAATATCAAGATTCCTCCTGGTGTTGAGAACGGTAGTCGACTCAAAGTCAATAACGAAGGTGAGGCTGGACCAAACGGTGGTCCTCATGGTGACTTATATGTCGTAACTCATATTCGCAAGCATCCAGTATTCGAGCGAAACGGAAGTGACTTAATCGTTACCAAAACGATTTCCCTTGCGATGGCTTGTCTAGGTGGCGAAATTGATATTCCTACGATCGATGGCAAAACCATTTCACTTAAGATTCCTGAAGGTACAGAATCCAATCAAGTTTTTCGTATGAAAGGGTTGGGGATTCCTTATATCGGATCGTATGGAAAAGGGGATCAGCATGTGATTGTGAAAGTGGAAATACCGAAAAAACTTTCCAAAAGACAAAGAGAACTACTTGAAGAATTTGCGAAGGAATCTGGCGAAAAGCTTGGCTCAAAAGGAAAAAGTGGCTTGTTTTCCAGATAA
- a CDS encoding Gfo/Idh/MocA family protein gives MKDKVRLGVIGTGHMGQYHVNVAKQLTDAVLVGIYDADLERSKLISEKHKSKAFATVDEMLKEVDAVVIAAPTFLHHKLAKQALEAGKHVLVEKPIAETVDQAKEIVGIAQKNKLVLQVGHIERFNGAVLELGKIINSPLLIESRRLCPYNPRIKDVGVVLDMMIHDIDIVLNLVKSPVKSVSAKGNKVVSDHEDIASVVISFENGCVANMNASRCTQAKIRTLNISEKDTYVFLDFTDQEIELHRQASSNTQLGNGEIKYKQESIVEKIFVHKDNPLKQEHEHFVTCILNPETKYIGGESDIKTLEVAHQILEDISKK, from the coding sequence ATGAAAGATAAAGTCCGTTTAGGAGTGATCGGAACCGGTCACATGGGACAGTATCATGTGAACGTTGCTAAGCAACTCACAGATGCTGTGTTAGTTGGAATATACGATGCGGATTTGGAACGATCTAAGCTTATATCCGAAAAACATAAATCAAAAGCATTCGCAACAGTAGATGAAATGTTAAAAGAAGTGGATGCGGTTGTTATTGCCGCTCCAACTTTTTTGCATCATAAACTTGCGAAGCAGGCTCTTGAGGCTGGAAAGCATGTTCTAGTTGAGAAGCCAATTGCAGAAACCGTGGATCAAGCAAAAGAAATTGTTGGCATTGCCCAGAAAAACAAACTCGTTTTGCAGGTTGGACATATTGAACGCTTCAATGGTGCAGTCCTTGAACTCGGCAAAATTATCAATAGTCCATTGCTTATTGAATCCAGAAGACTCTGTCCATACAATCCCCGCATAAAAGATGTAGGCGTTGTTCTGGATATGATGATCCATGATATCGATATTGTACTCAATCTAGTCAAATCCCCTGTAAAGTCCGTTAGTGCAAAAGGCAACAAAGTAGTATCTGATCATGAAGATATAGCTTCGGTTGTAATTTCTTTTGAAAATGGATGTGTTGCCAATATGAACGCTTCGCGTTGTACGCAGGCCAAGATTCGAACATTGAATATCTCCGAAAAAGATACTTATGTATTCTTAGATTTTACAGATCAAGAAATAGAACTGCATAGACAAGCGAGTTCCAATACTCAACTAGGTAACGGTGAGATAAAATATAAACAAGAATCTATTGTAGAAAAGATTTTCGTTCATAAAGATAATCCGCTTAAGCAGGAGCACGAACATTTTGTTACATGTATCTTAAATCCTGAGACCAAATACATTGGCGGAGAATCTGATATAAAAACGCTGGAAGTAGCTCATCAGATCTTAGAAGATATTTCCAAAAAGTGA
- a CDS encoding YqgE/AlgH family protein, which yields MEKPASTKGLVLISNSTVVTDFFHKTVIFMVDHDDTGAFGIVLNKKSDNTIREIVKNVPDVPSAEDPVWIGGPVDSMFVCMVHRDASAIDPGVEVMPGIFMGRSYELLMYLTENNCEFRIFQGYAGWGAGQLESEFDRFSWVVHKPTEELIFNDLDSDVLWKKSLVEKGGIYKYFVEHTKDPMLN from the coding sequence ATGGAAAAGCCCGCTTCAACAAAAGGTCTAGTTCTTATTTCTAACTCTACTGTTGTTACCGACTTCTTTCATAAGACAGTCATATTCATGGTTGATCATGATGATACCGGTGCTTTCGGAATTGTTCTTAATAAAAAATCTGATAATACAATTCGAGAGATCGTGAAGAATGTTCCTGACGTTCCATCGGCTGAAGATCCAGTCTGGATCGGAGGCCCTGTGGACAGTATGTTCGTTTGTATGGTTCACCGAGATGCAAGTGCCATTGATCCCGGCGTGGAAGTGATGCCTGGAATCTTTATGGGCAGAAGTTACGAACTCTTGATGTATCTAACTGAGAATAATTGCGAATTCCGGATCTTTCAAGGTTATGCCGGGTGGGGTGCCGGACAATTAGAATCCGAATTTGATAGGTTCTCTTGGGTTGTTCATAAACCTACCGAAGAATTGATATTCAATGATTTGGATTCCGATGTTCTATGGAAGAAGTCCTTGGTTGAAAAAGGTGGAATCTACAAATATTTTGTTGAGCATACCAAAGATCCAATGTTAAACTAG
- the dnaK gene encoding molecular chaperone DnaK — MSKEKIIGIDLGTTNSCVAVMEGGDPVVIQNSEGARTTPSIVAFSAKGETLVGQFAKNQAITNATNTIRSAKRFIGRRLNEASEEMKHVSYKVIRAGNDGVKFETAQGEFTPQEISARILQKMKKTAEDYLGHEVTKAVVTVPAYFNDEQRQATKDAGRIAGLEVERIINEPTAAALAYGFDKKQTNAKIAVYDLGGGTFDVSVLELGDGVFEVKSTNGDTHLGGDDFDQAIMEWMIAEFRNQTGIDVSADKNTVQRLKEAAEKAKIELSGTTTTQINIPFITADASGPKHLDMTLTRAKFDDLSKKLVERSRIPCINALKDAGLSASDINEVILVGGSTRIPAVQALVKEIFGREPNKSVNPDEVVAIGAAIQGGVLAGDVTDVLLLDVTPLSLGIETLGGVMTKLIERNTTIPTRKSQVFSTAADNQNAVSVHVMQGEREMAKDNRTLGRFDLLGIPPAPRGVPQIEVTFDIDANGIVHVSAKDLGTGKEQKIRIESSSGLSEDEIKKMVRDAELHAEEDKKLREHAEAKNELESITFSLEKTVNESGDKLGESEKQLALDEIKRAKEAIESNDLPRLQSAKESILKVANDISTKLYSQGAPTGEEGPFPGGNPGGDAGGSGQDNGSSGNNEKVVDADYTVVDDEKK, encoded by the coding sequence ATGAGTAAAGAAAAAATTATAGGTATCGATTTAGGAACAACGAATTCATGTGTTGCTGTTATGGAAGGTGGGGATCCAGTTGTTATCCAAAACTCTGAAGGAGCAAGAACAACTCCATCGATCGTTGCATTTAGTGCAAAGGGAGAAACTTTGGTTGGGCAATTTGCGAAGAACCAAGCTATCACCAATGCTACTAACACAATTCGATCTGCGAAGAGATTTATCGGACGAAGATTGAATGAAGCAAGCGAAGAGATGAAGCATGTTTCCTACAAAGTAATTCGCGCTGGCAACGACGGCGTAAAATTTGAAACAGCACAAGGTGAATTCACACCACAAGAAATTTCCGCAAGAATTCTTCAAAAGATGAAGAAAACTGCTGAAGACTATCTAGGTCATGAAGTAACCAAAGCTGTAGTAACCGTTCCTGCTTATTTCAATGACGAGCAACGTCAGGCAACCAAAGACGCTGGAAGAATTGCTGGTCTTGAAGTAGAAAGGATCATCAACGAACCTACTGCTGCAGCACTCGCTTACGGTTTTGACAAGAAACAAACCAATGCTAAGATTGCTGTCTATGATTTGGGTGGTGGAACTTTTGACGTATCCGTACTTGAGTTAGGTGATGGAGTTTTCGAAGTAAAATCTACAAACGGTGATACTCACTTAGGTGGAGACGATTTTGACCAAGCGATCATGGAATGGATGATTGCAGAATTCCGTAACCAAACAGGAATCGATGTTTCTGCAGATAAGAACACAGTTCAAAGACTGAAAGAAGCCGCTGAGAAAGCAAAGATTGAATTGTCTGGAACAACAACAACTCAGATCAATATTCCTTTCATCACAGCTGATGCTTCAGGTCCTAAGCATTTGGACATGACACTGACTCGTGCGAAGTTTGATGATCTAAGTAAGAAATTGGTAGAAAGATCTAGAATACCATGTATCAACGCATTGAAAGACGCAGGTCTGTCTGCTTCCGATATCAATGAAGTGATCTTGGTTGGTGGTTCAACTCGAATTCCAGCAGTACAAGCATTGGTAAAAGAAATCTTCGGACGTGAACCGAATAAATCTGTAAACCCAGATGAAGTGGTTGCGATCGGTGCTGCAATTCAAGGTGGAGTTTTGGCGGGTGATGTAACAGACGTTCTGTTGCTTGATGTTACTCCGTTATCTCTTGGAATTGAAACATTGGGTGGCGTTATGACCAAGCTCATAGAGAGAAATACAACGATTCCTACAAGAAAATCGCAAGTATTCTCAACAGCAGCGGACAATCAGAACGCAGTTTCCGTACATGTAATGCAAGGTGAGAGAGAGATGGCAAAAGACAACCGAACACTCGGTCGTTTTGATCTTCTCGGAATTCCACCAGCACCAAGAGGAGTTCCTCAGATTGAAGTAACTTTTGACATTGATGCAAACGGTATCGTTCATGTATCTGCAAAAGATCTTGGAACTGGCAAAGAACAAAAAATCAGAATTGAATCCTCGTCTGGTCTCAGCGAAGATGAGATCAAGAAAATGGTTCGTGATGCAGAATTGCATGCTGAAGAAGATAAGAAACTTAGAGAACATGCAGAAGCTAAGAACGAATTAGAAAGCATCACTTTCAGCTTAGAGAAAACTGTTAATGAGTCTGGCGATAAGCTGGGTGAATCAGAGAAACAACTTGCTCTAGATGAAATCAAGAGAGCAAAAGAAGCGATCGAATCCAATGATCTTCCACGCTTGCAAAGCGCTAAGGAATCGATCTTAAAAGTTGCTAATGATATTTCAACTAAGTTGTATTCACAAGGTGCACCAACAGGCGAAGAAGGTCCTTTCCCTGGAGGAAATCCTGGTGGTGATGCAGGTGGTTCTGGTCAAGACAACGGTAGCTCAGGTAACAATGAAAAGGTTGTCGATGCCGATTATACGGTAGTGGACGACGAGAAGAAGTAA
- the grpE gene encoding nucleotide exchange factor GrpE — MSEEMNTDTLETMESKNEEFTNGENLNGEGSAKGFSPENNSEVSANSEASNTEITREMELEEELKKARQEAESFKDSWQRERAEFTNYKRRTAGELMNSRKEAVKNFIHELLNPIDNLDRVTAVKTESQEFKAFIDGIAMVKKEFIGILDKEGVKKMEPVGEAFDPMLMEAIASEESDDYSEETVIEVFQPGYYSMDGDNKQSIRPARVKVGKPKA; from the coding sequence ATGTCAGAAGAAATGAATACAGATACGTTGGAGACTATGGAATCAAAAAACGAAGAGTTTACAAATGGAGAGAATTTGAATGGAGAAGGTTCCGCGAAGGGATTTTCACCTGAAAATAACTCGGAAGTTTCCGCGAATTCGGAAGCAAGTAATACAGAAATTACAAGAGAGATGGAATTGGAAGAAGAACTAAAGAAAGCTCGACAAGAGGCAGAATCTTTCAAAGATTCTTGGCAACGAGAAAGAGCAGAATTTACGAATTATAAAAGGCGAACAGCGGGCGAGCTCATGAATTCAAGAAAAGAAGCTGTAAAAAACTTCATTCATGAATTGCTCAATCCGATCGATAACCTTGATCGAGTTACGGCTGTTAAGACAGAAAGCCAAGAATTCAAAGCATTCATTGATGGAATCGCAATGGTGAAGAAAGAATTTATTGGCATTTTAGACAAGGAGGGAGTAAAAAAAATGGAACCAGTTGGTGAAGCATTTGATCCCATGTTGATGGAAGCAATTGCCTCAGAAGAATCAGATGATTATTCGGAAGAAACAGTCATTGAAGTTTTTCAACCAGGCTACTATTCAATGGACGGGGACAATAAGCAGTCTATTCGTCCGGCTCGTGTAAAAGTGGGCAAACCTAAAGCTTAG
- a CDS encoding Lcl domain-containing protein, with product MVLILLFIAVNIQCLFFRENDLDPNSAFGNLLFLARLQGNSSSVPTISFQPPGGFYDSYQEIRISSTLENASIHYTIDGSEPNIDSPIYTNPFSIWNMAGRNIIAVESRDGEIVGKIRDSGFYKYPNLKTGAGILTSYTLVNGEDGQLQSGIERSYTGPTQHPIYTDDYTTRDNATGLVWKSCVQGLTGANCSGGVVLPMTWQDSQTGSNGCKSLNTLNGGEGYAGLKDWNLSTLTELQSLASFGKETPATIDEIAFPATPGGNTLSRTERDLTNAYPVDFSFASGGILLKSSSGNVRCVSGSDQNFRGYQFMDLSNGTVEELRTGSIWQKCLAGQDPVTCDGLSNTLSWTQALDYCDNLQLGGRSNWRLPNRTELNSLIDYRIQSGIKIDLAFFPNATGDNVWTSTTNAIDKTRAATTGFGTGVGVVDFKTTLNRVRCISDP from the coding sequence TTGGTTTTAATTTTATTATTTATAGCAGTAAACATTCAATGTTTATTTTTTAGAGAGAACGATTTAGATCCTAATTCTGCGTTCGGAAATTTGTTATTTCTTGCTAGGCTGCAGGGCAATTCTTCTTCCGTTCCTACCATTAGTTTTCAGCCACCTGGCGGATTCTATGATTCCTATCAAGAAATCAGAATTTCGAGCACGTTGGAAAACGCGAGCATCCATTATACGATTGACGGCTCTGAACCAAATATTGATTCGCCTATCTACACAAATCCTTTTTCTATTTGGAATATGGCAGGTAGAAATATTATAGCAGTTGAATCGCGAGATGGAGAAATTGTTGGAAAGATACGTGATAGTGGCTTCTATAAATATCCAAACCTCAAAACTGGTGCTGGGATACTAACAAGTTACACTTTAGTAAATGGCGAAGACGGGCAATTGCAATCGGGAATTGAACGAAGTTATACTGGACCAACTCAACATCCAATCTATACAGATGATTATACGACAAGAGATAATGCAACTGGACTAGTATGGAAATCTTGTGTTCAAGGGTTAACAGGAGCGAATTGTTCTGGGGGTGTTGTCCTACCGATGACCTGGCAGGATTCTCAAACAGGATCCAATGGATGCAAATCTTTAAACACCTTGAATGGGGGTGAAGGTTACGCAGGATTGAAAGACTGGAATTTATCTACTCTAACTGAATTACAAAGTCTAGCAAGCTTTGGAAAAGAAACACCAGCAACTATTGATGAAATCGCTTTTCCTGCAACTCCAGGTGGAAACACTTTGTCCAGAACCGAAAGAGATTTGACAAATGCTTATCCCGTGGACTTTTCTTTCGCTTCAGGAGGAATTTTATTGAAGTCAAGTTCGGGTAATGTTCGTTGCGTTTCAGGATCAGATCAAAATTTTCGCGGATATCAATTCATGGATCTAAGCAACGGAACAGTTGAAGAGCTCAGAACAGGATCCATTTGGCAAAAATGCCTTGCGGGTCAGGACCCCGTAACTTGTGATGGTCTGTCCAATACTTTATCGTGGACACAAGCACTCGACTATTGTGATAATTTACAACTTGGCGGGCGATCTAACTGGCGCTTGCCTAACCGCACAGAACTCAATTCTTTGATTGATTACCGAATTCAATCCGGTATAAAGATCGATCTTGCTTTTTTCCCAAATGCTACAGGTGACAATGTCTGGACATCTACCACAAATGCTATAGATAAGACTCGAGCTGCCACAACGGGTTTTGGAACAGGCGTTGGAGTAGTTGATTTCAAAACTACTCTCAACCGAGTTCGTTGCATTTCTGATCCTTAA
- the hrcA gene encoding heat-inducible transcriptional repressor HrcA, with protein MELSPRHRVILKSLIDEFVADNRPVGSKTLWERYDIGLSPATIRSVLKELEDWGYLLSRHTSGGRVPTDRGYRFYVDSLVGLYELTLKEKQRIQEEYLKMQFKLDQILVATSRVLSNLTCNAGVVLGPEKNLDTLKHVELIHVNGGEVLVILVMRSGTVINRNIFLDAHVGQESLYNISRYLNENLAGYDLNEIQASVIPTLRIRRDGPEDFNHVADLLHVAFQMDNSYDDNIYIDGLKNLADNFREEEHRLHKVLSLMDEKQFLKKFFGDYVNQDGIFTIIGKEGDDFLGGMTIIATNYKMGEKRIGSMGIIGPQRMNYHKTLPLLEFTSKLVSEMITKISR; from the coding sequence ATGGAACTTTCACCAAGACATAGAGTCATCTTAAAGTCCTTAATCGACGAGTTTGTCGCAGACAATCGTCCTGTGGGATCGAAGACCCTCTGGGAACGGTATGATATTGGATTATCTCCGGCTACAATTCGGAGCGTTCTCAAGGAATTAGAAGACTGGGGATATTTGCTCTCAAGGCATACATCCGGTGGTCGAGTGCCAACAGATCGAGGATACCGATTCTACGTAGATAGCCTAGTTGGTCTCTATGAGCTGACTCTTAAGGAGAAGCAGAGAATCCAGGAAGAATATCTTAAGATGCAGTTCAAGCTGGATCAGATTCTAGTGGCTACCAGTCGAGTTCTATCCAACTTGACTTGCAATGCGGGAGTTGTTCTTGGCCCTGAAAAGAATTTGGATACGCTCAAGCATGTTGAGTTGATTCATGTGAATGGCGGTGAAGTTCTTGTAATTCTTGTTATGCGATCAGGAACTGTGATCAACAGAAATATTTTTCTGGATGCACATGTTGGACAAGAATCATTATACAATATTTCTCGCTATCTCAACGAGAATCTTGCGGGCTATGATCTCAATGAGATCCAAGCAAGTGTGATTCCTACGCTAAGAATTCGTAGGGATGGACCAGAAGATTTCAATCATGTTGCGGATCTTCTCCATGTTGCCTTTCAAATGGATAATAGCTATGATGATAATATCTATATTGATGGGCTTAAGAATTTGGCTGATAATTTTCGAGAAGAAGAACATAGGTTGCATAAGGTTCTTTCTCTAATGGATGAGAAACAGTTTTTGAAAAAATTCTTCGGAGATTATGTGAATCAAGATGGGATTTTTACAATCATTGGGAAGGAAGGAGATGACTTCCTGGGTGGTATGACCATCATTGCGACCAACTATAAAATGGGTGAGAAGAGGATTGGATCAATGGGAATTATTGGTCCACAGAGAATGAACTATCATAAAACACTTCCTTTGCTTGAGTTTACATCCAAACTTGTAAGTGAAATGATAACAAAGATTAGTCGATAA